The genomic DNA CCAAAGAATTGCATTTGTTTACCCACCACCATTGGGGATACACAACAAGCAATCGCATAGTCATCGCTGTTGAAATCCGGACGCATTAAATCATCGTTTTCGTATTGTACGGAAGAAGTATCAATAGACACTTTAGCACAGAAACGTTTGAATGCTTCAGGTAATTTTTCAGACCAAAGAATGGTTAAGTTTGGTTCCGGAGATGGCCCCATGGTATATAGGGTGTGTAAAATACGGAAGCTGTTTTTGGTGACTAATGTACGTCCATCTAATCCCATACCACCTAGAGTTTCGGTTGCCCACATTGGGTCACCGGAGAACAATTGATCGTATTCAGGTGTACGTAAGAAACGTACCATACGAAGTTTCATCACTAAGTGGTCGATTAATTCTTGTGCTTCTTGTTCGGTAATTTTGCCGTTTTTCAAATCACGTTCAATATAAATATCTAAGAAGGAAGAAATACGACCGAAGGACATCGCCGCACCGTTTTGTGATTTCACAGCCGCTAAATAAGCGAAATAAGTCCATTGAACGGCTTCGTGTGCATTAGTAGCCGGGTTGGATACATCGTAACCGTAAGAAGCCGCCATTTCTTTAATTTTGCCTAATGCACGATGTTGTTCGGCAATTTCTTCACGTAATTGAATAGTCGCTTGAATGTCTTCACCACGTTCTAATTTTGCTTGTAATGAATTGAATTGTTTTTTCTTATCAGCCATTAAATAGTCGATACCATAAACGGCTAAACGACGATAATCACCGATAATACGACCACGACCGTAAGCATCCGGTAAACCGGTTAACACGCCTGATTTACGGCAACGAAGGATATCCGGTGTATAAACATCAAACACACCTTGGTTATGGGTTTTACGATATTCGGTGAAAATATGTTCTACTTCTGGATCTAATTGACGACCGTAAACTTCGCAAGAGCCTTTAACCATTTTGATACCGCCGAATGGCATAATGGCACGTTTTAATGGAGCATCGGTTTGAAGACCAACGATTTTTTCTAATTCTTTGTTAATATAGCCTGGTTTGTGAGAAGTGATGGTTGACGGGTTATCAGTATCAAAATCTAACGGCTCATGCGTTTTATTTTCGATTTTGATGCCTTCCATTACTTTATCCCACAACGCTGTTGTTGCTGGCGTTGCATCAGCTAAGAAAGATTCATCTCCTTCATACGGCGTATAGTTTTTTTGGATAAAGTCGCGTACGTTAACTTCATTTTGCCAATCTCCACCGACAAAACCTTCCCAAGCCTTTTGTTGAGCTTCTGTTAATTGAGTCATAACATTCCTCTTTTAGATTATTGATAGAATAAACCTTTTTTAGGAAGGAAACGAACGACTCTAGTTTCCTTCCCTAAGACAAACCGATTAATGAGGTCGGTTAATTGACCACAGGATCAATGCAATACAACAACCACCACCAACAATGTTCCCCAACGTCACTGGGATTAAATTTTTCACCACAAAATGATAAAGATCTAAATCCGCGAATTGTTGAGGATCGATATTAATTGCTTGCCAAAATTCCGGTGAGCTAAAGTGTGCAGTAACGATACCCATTGGGATCATAAACATATTCGCCACACTGTGCTCAAACCCTGATGCAACAAACAAAGCAATCGGCAAAATCATAATGAATGCTTTATCTGTCAATGTTTTTCCTGCGTAAGTCATCCAAATGGCAATACACACCATAATGTTACACAAGATACCCAAACAAAAAGCTTCAAACCACATATGGTGAATCTTATGTTGCGCAGTATTTAATATGGTAAGACCCCACTGCCCATTGGCAGTCATTGTCTGACCTGAAAACCAAATAACGAGAACAATAAAAATCGCGCCGACGAAATTACCACAGTAAACCACTACCCAATTTCGCAGCATTTGAAAAGTACTAATTCGGCCACTGGCCCGTGCTACCGTTGTCATCGTGGAAGATGTAAATAACTCAGAACCACAGACAACAACCATAATCACACCCAGCGAGAACACAATCCCGCCGACCAACTTGGTTAAGCCCCACGAAGCACCTACATTCCCCGTTTGTGTCGTGGTATAAAAAACAAACGCTAAAGCAATAAACGCGCCCGCCGGAATCGCCGAGAAAAATGATAAAATCTGTCTTTTAGATGCTTTATATACCCCTACATCTTCACCGATTTGGCTCATTTCTGCTGGAGAGACCATACAAGTTGTTTTGGAAGTTTCGGTATCCATTTCAAAATCCCCCTTTTTATAACTTTTGACTCGTAAATACGTTAACTTACAACAGGTACTACACTGCATAGCAGCAAAAACCTTAAAAAAATTTGAAAATTTATAATTTTTGTTAATTATATTTTCTTTCCATAGCAAAGTAAAAATATTTCTTGGTTTTCAGGAAAGAACTTTGTTCTTTGTCAATAATTAGATAGGAGTAACACCTTTAAGGGAGAAATATCCCAAACATTCATGCATAAATTGCTATTTAAACTGTTTTCTGCTAAAAAGTGCGGTCACAAAATACAATGTTTTTTAAGGAGAACCCCATGACAGAAGAAACCATTTTCAGCAAAATCATTCGTAAAGAAATTCCCGCCAACATCGTCTATCAAGATGAACTTGTTACCGCCTTTCGTGATATTTCACCACAAGCGAAAACCCATATTTTAATCATCCCGAACAAGCTCATTCCAACCGTAAATGATGTGACCGAACAAGATGAAGTAACATTAGGTCGCCTGTTTACCGTTGCCGCCAAACTCGCCGCACAAGAAGGCATTGCGCAAGACGGTTATCGTTTGATTGTCAACTGCAACAAACACGGCGGACAAGAAGTGTTCCATTTACATATGCACCTTGTAGGTGGCGAACCTCTCGGCAAGATGTTGGATAAATAATGAAAAAGTCTATTTCTATCTTTTTTGTGACCGCACTTTTAACCGCATGCAGCGCGAAAGTGCCGAATTTATTAGGGACGCAAAGCCCGATCCTAAATATTGAAGCGCCTGTAACAGCAGTTGCCGATGCGGGAGTAGATACCGATAGCGCGTGGGTAAAAAATAAAACCGAGCAACCTTTAAATTTGGCTTATAGCCTGTTTTGGTATGATAAAAACGGGGTTACCACGCTTTTACAAGAACAACCGACTTGGCACACTTTATCATTGCAACCGAAACAAAAACAAACATTAACGCTAACTCGCCCAAGTGCCGATAGCGTGAACTACCGTTTATATTTACGTTTGAACTAACACCCTATGTCCACCTTACTCATTGATTTAGCCGGTTTAACCCTTGAGCAGGAAGAAATTGAACTGCTTGAACACCCCTTGGTTGCGGGGTTAATTTTATTCAGCCGAAACTTTCATGATCGCGCTCAATTGCAAGCGTTAATT from Aggregatibacter aphrophilus ATCC 33389 includes the following:
- the pflB gene encoding formate C-acetyltransferase; amino-acid sequence: MTQLTEAQQKAWEGFVGGDWQNEVNVRDFIQKNYTPYEGDESFLADATPATTALWDKVMEGIKIENKTHEPLDFDTDNPSTITSHKPGYINKELEKIVGLQTDAPLKRAIMPFGGIKMVKGSCEVYGRQLDPEVEHIFTEYRKTHNQGVFDVYTPDILRCRKSGVLTGLPDAYGRGRIIGDYRRLAVYGIDYLMADKKKQFNSLQAKLERGEDIQATIQLREEIAEQHRALGKIKEMAASYGYDVSNPATNAHEAVQWTYFAYLAAVKSQNGAAMSFGRISSFLDIYIERDLKNGKITEQEAQELIDHLVMKLRMVRFLRTPEYDQLFSGDPMWATETLGGMGLDGRTLVTKNSFRILHTLYTMGPSPEPNLTILWSEKLPEAFKRFCAKVSIDTSSVQYENDDLMRPDFNSDDYAIACCVSPMVVGKQMQFFGARANLAKTLLYAINGGIDEKNGMQVGPKTEPIKDEVLDFDTVMTRMDSFMDWLATQYVTALNIIHFMHDKYAYEAALMAFHDRDVYRTMACGIAGLSVAADSLAAIKYAKVKPIRGDIKDKDGNVVASNVATDFEIEGEYPQFGNNDPRVDDIACDLVERFMKKIQTHKTYRNATPTQSVLTITSNVVYGKKTGNTPDGRRAGAPFGPGANPMHGRDQKGAVASLTSVAKLPFAYAKDGISYTFSIVPNALGKEYEAQKRNLAGLMDGYFHHEAEVEGGQHLNVNVMNREMLLDAMENPEKYPQLTIRVSGYAVRFNSLTKEQQQDVITRTFTQTM
- the focA gene encoding formate transporter FocA encodes the protein MDTETSKTTCMVSPAEMSQIGEDVGVYKASKRQILSFFSAIPAGAFIALAFVFYTTTQTGNVGASWGLTKLVGGIVFSLGVIMVVVCGSELFTSSTMTTVARASGRISTFQMLRNWVVVYCGNFVGAIFIVLVIWFSGQTMTANGQWGLTILNTAQHKIHHMWFEAFCLGILCNIMVCIAIWMTYAGKTLTDKAFIMILPIALFVASGFEHSVANMFMIPMGIVTAHFSSPEFWQAINIDPQQFADLDLYHFVVKNLIPVTLGNIVGGGCCIALILWSINRPH
- the hinT gene encoding purine nucleoside phosphoramidase, with amino-acid sequence MTEETIFSKIIRKEIPANIVYQDELVTAFRDISPQAKTHILIIPNKLIPTVNDVTEQDEVTLGRLFTVAAKLAAQEGIAQDGYRLIVNCNKHGGQEVFHLHMHLVGGEPLGKMLDK
- a CDS encoding YcfL family protein, with translation MKKSISIFFVTALLTACSAKVPNLLGTQSPILNIEAPVTAVADAGVDTDSAWVKNKTEQPLNLAYSLFWYDKNGVTTLLQEQPTWHTLSLQPKQKQTLTLTRPSADSVNYRLYLRLN